The following proteins come from a genomic window of Microbacterium sulfonylureivorans:
- a CDS encoding DUF488 domain-containing protein: MAVTIKRVYDAPSPDDGFRVLVDRLWPRGLTRERAAVDHWAKDAAPSTELRRAYHRDGLPWEDFASAYRVELAANPAVDALRDELSRHPVATLLYSVHDAERNHAAVLLDVLEA, translated from the coding sequence ATGGCGGTGACGATCAAGCGGGTCTACGACGCCCCCTCACCCGATGACGGGTTCCGCGTGCTCGTGGACCGGCTCTGGCCACGCGGGCTCACCAGGGAGCGGGCTGCCGTCGATCACTGGGCGAAGGATGCCGCGCCCTCGACGGAGCTGCGCCGCGCCTATCACCGGGACGGGCTGCCCTGGGAGGACTTCGCCTCGGCCTACCGCGTCGAGCTCGCGGCGAATCCCGCCGTCGACGCGCTGCGCGACGAGCTCTCCCGGCATCCGGTCGCCACCCTCCTGTACAGCGTCCACGATGCCGAGCGCAACCACGCCGCGGTGCTCCTCGACGTGCTCGAGGCCTGA
- the rlmN gene encoding 23S rRNA (adenine(2503)-C(2))-methyltransferase RlmN, producing the protein MTTEPPVRATKPRQVRPATEGWSQKKDAEGRPLLQFASPKRGKPPVHLADLTPDERVAKVKELGLPGFRAKQLEKHYFQHWTHDPADMTDLPAEGREEFVHGMLPPLLTEVRRLETDRGDTIKFLWKLHDGALVESVLMRYPGRITLCVSSQAGCGMNCPFCATGQAGLTRNMSAAEIVEQIVRANRLIADGGLGGKKKDDHSAERVSNIVFMGMGEPLANYARVMQAVRVMTDKAHGLGMSARGVTVSTVGLVPAITKLADEDIPVTFALSLHAPDDRLRDELIPVNSRWKVDEALDAARAYFDKTGRRVSIEYALIKDMNDHAWRADLLAEKLNARGRGWVHVNPIPLNPTPGSIWTASEVPVQNEFVRRLNDAGIPTTLRDTRGKEIDGACGQLVATEDDQAVAAVTPLED; encoded by the coding sequence ATGACCACCGAGCCTCCCGTGCGCGCCACCAAGCCCCGCCAGGTGCGACCGGCGACGGAGGGCTGGTCGCAGAAGAAGGACGCCGAGGGGCGTCCGCTTCTCCAGTTCGCGAGCCCGAAGCGCGGCAAGCCCCCCGTGCACCTCGCCGATCTCACCCCCGACGAGCGCGTCGCGAAGGTGAAGGAGCTCGGGCTCCCCGGCTTCCGCGCGAAGCAGCTCGAGAAGCACTACTTCCAGCACTGGACCCACGACCCGGCCGACATGACCGACCTTCCCGCCGAGGGCCGGGAGGAGTTCGTGCACGGGATGCTGCCGCCCCTCCTCACGGAGGTGCGACGCCTCGAGACCGACCGCGGCGACACGATCAAGTTCCTGTGGAAGCTGCACGACGGCGCCCTCGTCGAGTCGGTGCTGATGCGCTACCCCGGACGCATCACCCTCTGCGTGTCGTCCCAGGCCGGGTGCGGCATGAACTGCCCGTTCTGCGCGACCGGCCAGGCAGGCCTCACCCGCAACATGTCGGCGGCCGAGATCGTCGAGCAGATCGTGCGCGCCAACCGCCTCATCGCCGATGGCGGCCTCGGCGGCAAGAAGAAGGACGACCACTCGGCGGAGCGGGTCTCGAACATCGTCTTCATGGGCATGGGCGAGCCGCTCGCCAACTACGCCCGCGTCATGCAGGCGGTCCGAGTCATGACCGACAAAGCCCACGGCCTCGGCATGAGCGCTCGCGGCGTGACGGTCTCGACGGTCGGCCTCGTGCCGGCGATCACCAAGCTCGCCGACGAGGACATCCCCGTCACCTTCGCCCTGTCACTCCACGCGCCCGACGACCGGCTGCGCGACGAGCTGATCCCGGTGAACTCGCGGTGGAAGGTCGACGAGGCGCTCGATGCCGCCCGTGCCTACTTCGACAAGACCGGGCGCCGCGTGTCGATCGAGTACGCGCTCATCAAGGACATGAACGACCACGCGTGGCGCGCGGATCTCCTGGCGGAGAAGCTCAACGCCCGCGGTCGCGGCTGGGTGCACGTCAACCCGATCCCGCTGAACCCGACGCCGGGATCGATCTGGACGGCGTCCGAGGTCCCCGTGCAGAACGAGTTCGTCCGCAGGCTCAACGACGCCGGCATCCCGACGACCCTGCGCGACACCCGTGGCAAGGAGATCGACGGCGCCTGCGGGCAGCTCGTCGCGACGGAGGACGATCAGGCGGTCGCTGCCGTCACTCCGCTCGAGGACTGA
- a CDS encoding energy-coupling factor transporter transmembrane component T family protein, with amino-acid sequence MTLLDTRARTGRMSRVNPVAKLGAAAFITIPLVLTLDVVSATVALVLELLLLPLAGLGGREFWARTWIVWALAPLTGLTIALYGRTSGEVYAQWLFVTVSEGSLVLALATTIRVLAIALPSVVLFATVDPTDLADGLGQVLKLPARFVLGALAGLRMVGLFLDDWRALELARRARGVADRGRVRRFLGMAFALLVLSIRRGSKLATAMEARGFGAPGARTWARESPFGATEWTLMGVGLAIALLATFAALAAGTWNFILGPGV; translated from the coding sequence ATGACCCTTCTCGACACCCGCGCTCGGACCGGACGGATGTCGCGGGTCAATCCCGTCGCGAAGCTCGGCGCCGCCGCGTTCATCACCATCCCGCTCGTGCTGACGCTCGACGTTGTGTCGGCGACCGTGGCGCTCGTGCTCGAGCTCCTCCTCCTGCCGCTCGCCGGCCTCGGCGGGCGGGAGTTCTGGGCCCGCACCTGGATCGTGTGGGCGCTCGCACCGCTGACCGGGCTGACGATCGCGCTCTACGGGCGCACGAGCGGCGAGGTGTACGCCCAGTGGCTCTTCGTCACGGTGAGCGAAGGATCTCTCGTCCTCGCGCTGGCCACGACGATCCGCGTCCTCGCGATCGCGCTGCCGTCGGTCGTGCTCTTCGCGACCGTCGATCCCACCGACCTCGCAGACGGGCTCGGTCAGGTCCTGAAGCTCCCCGCGAGATTCGTGCTGGGCGCTCTCGCCGGGCTGCGCATGGTCGGTCTGTTCCTCGACGACTGGCGCGCGCTCGAACTCGCGCGGCGCGCGCGCGGCGTCGCCGATCGCGGCCGGGTGCGGCGGTTCCTCGGCATGGCGTTCGCGCTGCTGGTGCTCTCGATCCGGCGGGGCTCGAAGCTCGCGACCGCGATGGAGGCCCGCGGCTTCGGCGCCCCCGGCGCACGCACCTGGGCTCGCGAGTCGCCGTTCGGCGCCACGGAGTGGACGCTCATGGGCGTCGGCCTCGCGATCGCGCTCCTGGCGACGTTCGCCGCGCTCGCCGCCGGCACGTGGAACTTCATCCTCGGACCCGGGGTGTGA
- a CDS encoding LysE family translocator, protein MVPPENLLAFTLAALVLIVIPGPSVLFTIGRALALGRIGGLLSVLGNALGLLPVIALVALGVGGIVAQSVVLFTIVKVAGAAYLVYLGVQAIRHRDRAAAQADGAIAPRSAWRQLGEGFVVGITNPKTIAFFVAVLPQFVDLSAGSVPLQMIQLGLVFFVIALISDGIWALVAAGARTWFGKSPKRIARLSATGGGLMIGLGGILLFTGGDH, encoded by the coding sequence GTGGTCCCTCCCGAGAATCTCCTCGCCTTCACACTCGCGGCCCTCGTGCTGATCGTGATCCCGGGCCCGAGCGTGCTGTTCACGATCGGTCGCGCGCTCGCGCTCGGCCGGATCGGCGGACTGCTCAGCGTGCTCGGCAACGCGCTCGGCCTGCTGCCCGTGATCGCGCTCGTCGCGCTCGGCGTCGGCGGCATCGTCGCCCAGTCCGTCGTGCTCTTCACGATCGTGAAGGTCGCCGGCGCCGCATACCTGGTCTACCTCGGCGTGCAGGCCATCCGCCACCGCGACCGGGCGGCAGCGCAGGCCGACGGCGCGATCGCTCCCCGCTCCGCGTGGCGCCAGCTCGGCGAGGGGTTCGTCGTGGGGATCACCAACCCGAAGACGATCGCGTTCTTCGTCGCGGTCCTGCCGCAGTTCGTCGACCTGTCGGCCGGGTCGGTGCCGTTGCAGATGATCCAGCTCGGGCTCGTCTTCTTCGTGATCGCGCTGATCTCGGACGGCATCTGGGCGCTCGTCGCGGCCGGGGCCCGCACGTGGTTCGGCAAGTCGCCGAAGCGCATCGCACGCCTGTCGGCCACCGGCGGGGGGCTCATGATCGGCCTCGGAGGCATCCTGCTGTTCACCGGCGGAGACCACTGA
- a CDS encoding SRPBCC domain-containing protein, producing MTERTDITGTVTDIDGHPNLVLTRTFAVPPADVWRELTQSARLERWIGRWEGDPKSGRVAFFMTAEDEEAPPEEYTILECDPPRRFAGDTSAASGSWHLWFELIEKGEATLLVFGQRLNPGEDVGSIGPGWEYYLDRLVAVQKGRDASTVAWDTYFPAMQPAYQALVAGG from the coding sequence ATGACCGAACGCACCGACATCACCGGCACCGTCACCGACATCGACGGACACCCGAACCTCGTGCTCACGCGCACCTTCGCCGTTCCGCCGGCCGACGTCTGGCGCGAGCTGACGCAGTCCGCGCGGCTCGAGCGGTGGATCGGCCGCTGGGAGGGCGATCCGAAGAGCGGCCGTGTGGCGTTCTTCATGACCGCGGAGGACGAGGAGGCGCCGCCCGAGGAGTACACGATCCTCGAGTGCGACCCGCCGCGGCGCTTCGCCGGCGACACCTCCGCGGCATCCGGATCGTGGCACCTGTGGTTCGAGCTCATCGAGAAGGGAGAGGCCACGCTCCTCGTGTTCGGACAGCGCCTCAATCCCGGCGAGGACGTCGGCTCCATCGGGCCCGGTTGGGAGTACTACCTCGACCGCCTCGTGGCGGTGCAGAAGGGGCGGGATGCCTCGACCGTCGCCTGGGACACGTACTTCCCCGCGATGCAGCCGGCCTATCAGGCGCTGGTCGCGGGGGGCTGA
- a CDS encoding SDR family NAD(P)-dependent oxidoreductase, whose product MDLTGASALVTGGASGLGLATARRLAAAGATVTIVDLPGSAGADVAAELGGSFAPADVTDPDQVAAAVTTAAAGGPLRVVVNCAGIAPPAKVLDRDGEPTPLAGFERIIRVNLVGTYNVISQASAVMARTEPTADGDRGVIVNTASVAAFDGQIGQPAYAASKGGVHAMTLPVARELARYGIRVVTIAPGIMETPMLMGLPQAAQDSLGQQVPYPQRLGKPDEYARLVAAIVDNGYLNGETIRLDGAIRMAPK is encoded by the coding sequence ATGGACCTCACGGGTGCCTCCGCCCTGGTCACCGGCGGTGCGAGCGGGCTCGGCCTCGCGACCGCCCGCCGTCTCGCCGCCGCCGGCGCGACGGTCACGATCGTCGACCTGCCCGGCTCCGCCGGAGCGGATGTCGCGGCCGAGCTGGGCGGATCGTTCGCCCCCGCCGACGTCACCGACCCCGACCAGGTCGCGGCGGCGGTGACGACCGCGGCCGCCGGCGGGCCGCTGCGCGTCGTCGTGAACTGCGCCGGCATCGCCCCGCCAGCCAAGGTGCTCGACCGCGACGGCGAGCCGACGCCGCTGGCCGGCTTCGAGAGGATCATCCGCGTCAACCTCGTCGGCACGTACAACGTGATCTCGCAGGCATCCGCCGTCATGGCCCGCACCGAGCCGACCGCCGACGGCGACCGCGGCGTGATCGTGAACACCGCGAGCGTCGCGGCCTTCGACGGGCAGATCGGCCAGCCCGCCTATGCCGCGAGCAAGGGCGGCGTCCACGCCATGACGCTCCCCGTCGCCCGCGAGCTCGCCCGCTACGGCATCCGCGTGGTCACCATCGCCCCCGGCATCATGGAGACCCCGATGCTGATGGGCCTCCCGCAGGCCGCGCAGGACTCGCTCGGCCAGCAGGTCCCGTACCCGCAGCGCCTCGGAAAGCCCGACGAGTACGCCCGACTGGTGGCGGCGATCGTCGACAACGGCTACCTCAACGGCGAGACGATCCGCCTCGACGGCGCCATCCGCATGGCGCCGAAGTGA
- a CDS encoding aminoglycoside 3'-phosphotransferase: MSIPVEPIAVPDRVRALARGARLVPVWRNDHGGVTFRTDDERYVKFGPRNAESSLAQETERLEWAGRWARVPHVLEAGADDTHEWLVTRAIPGESAVAPRWIADPATAVRAVGEGLRALHDALPVAECPYDWTVPARIANAAGRGIRVPDALREPPPVDMLVVCHADACCPNTLIGDDGRWAAHVDLGLLGLGDRWGDIAVASMSTEWNYGPGWEDALIEAYGVEPDRARLSYYRELWNAT, translated from the coding sequence GTGTCGATCCCCGTCGAGCCGATCGCCGTGCCGGATCGCGTGCGTGCGCTCGCGCGCGGCGCCCGCCTCGTGCCCGTGTGGCGCAACGACCACGGGGGTGTGACCTTCCGCACCGACGACGAGCGGTACGTCAAGTTCGGTCCGCGCAACGCCGAGTCGTCGCTCGCCCAGGAGACCGAGCGCCTGGAGTGGGCCGGGCGGTGGGCCCGCGTGCCGCACGTGCTCGAAGCCGGTGCCGACGACACGCACGAGTGGCTCGTGACGCGGGCGATCCCCGGCGAGAGCGCGGTGGCGCCACGCTGGATCGCCGACCCGGCGACGGCGGTGCGCGCGGTCGGCGAGGGGCTCCGCGCGCTGCACGACGCTCTGCCGGTCGCCGAGTGCCCCTACGACTGGACCGTGCCCGCCCGCATCGCGAACGCGGCGGGGCGGGGCATCCGCGTCCCCGACGCCCTGCGCGAGCCGCCGCCGGTCGACATGCTGGTCGTGTGCCATGCGGATGCCTGCTGCCCCAACACGCTGATCGGCGACGACGGGCGCTGGGCCGCCCACGTCGACCTGGGGCTGCTCGGCCTCGGCGATCGCTGGGGTGACATCGCCGTAGCGTCGATGAGCACCGAGTGGAACTATGGACCCGGATGGGAGGACGCCCTCATCGAGGCGTACGGCGTCGAACCCGACCGCGCGCGTCTGTCCTATTACCGGGAGCTGTGGAACGCGACATGA
- a CDS encoding Pycsar system effector family protein: MADANDEVTDAAADALASTMLGEVTAEIAHADEKASLLIGSLGIAFSIVLSGLLGGDWTTETLSTVGLALWVGGALAAILSVVSASLAVWPRLSKAPAGGVITFWGHVQGYPSHRSLMSAMGEHAIPEPERTYQQLFVLSAVVQRKYRCIRWSMVLAGVAAVLVAIAFLFVA, encoded by the coding sequence ATGGCGGACGCGAACGACGAGGTGACGGATGCCGCGGCCGACGCGCTCGCGTCGACCATGCTCGGCGAGGTGACCGCCGAGATCGCGCACGCCGACGAGAAGGCGTCGCTGCTCATCGGCAGCCTCGGGATCGCCTTCTCTATCGTGCTGAGCGGGCTGCTCGGCGGCGACTGGACGACCGAGACGCTGTCGACCGTCGGGCTCGCACTCTGGGTCGGCGGCGCGCTGGCGGCGATCCTGTCGGTCGTCTCGGCGTCGCTCGCCGTGTGGCCACGACTCAGCAAGGCGCCGGCCGGCGGCGTGATCACGTTCTGGGGCCATGTGCAGGGATACCCGTCGCACCGGTCGCTCATGTCTGCGATGGGCGAGCATGCCATCCCCGAGCCCGAGCGCACGTATCAGCAGCTGTTCGTGCTGTCCGCCGTCGTGCAGCGCAAGTACCGGTGCATCCGCTGGTCGATGGTGCTCGCCGGCGTCGCCGCGGTGCTGGTCGCGATCGCATTTCTGTTCGTCGCGTGA
- a CDS encoding VOC family protein codes for MAVRSLFPILLSRDLPRLVSFYEHALHGRVDYRFGSADADDYVSLTLGGGSLGIGRDPAVPAATAGDRVALWFYVDDVDAAFSRWRSAGGDVVQQPGETPWGERVAQVRDPDGNLVNLGAAVSASPD; via the coding sequence ATGGCGGTGCGGAGCCTGTTCCCGATCCTCCTCTCGCGCGACCTTCCGCGGCTGGTGAGCTTCTACGAGCACGCGCTGCACGGCCGCGTCGACTACCGGTTCGGGAGCGCGGACGCGGACGACTATGTGTCGCTCACGCTCGGCGGGGGATCGCTCGGGATCGGGCGCGATCCGGCCGTCCCGGCCGCGACGGCGGGCGACCGGGTCGCTCTGTGGTTCTACGTCGACGACGTCGACGCCGCCTTCTCGCGGTGGAGGTCGGCGGGCGGCGACGTCGTGCAGCAGCCCGGCGAGACGCCCTGGGGCGAGCGGGTCGCGCAGGTGCGCGACCCCGACGGCAACCTCGTCAACCTCGGCGCCGCGGTCTCCGCGTCACCGGACTGA
- a CDS encoding SDR family oxidoreductase, with translation MSDTTLAGKTILMSGGSRGIGLAIALRAARDGANIALLAKTDTPHPKLEGTVHSAAEKIREAGGQALPIVGDVRNDDDVTEAVLKTQGEFGGIDIVVNNASVIDLSRSLDLATKKYDLMQDVNVRGTFMLSRAAVPMLKDAANPHILSLSPPLNLSPKWLGAHTGYTLAKYGMTMATLGMAAEFAKAGIAANTLWPATTIATAAVQFALGGDTMMRVSRTPEVYADAAYEVFLKPAAEYTGQTLIVEDVLRDAGVTDFSGYAATPGTPDDQLFPDIFLD, from the coding sequence TTGAGTGACACCACCCTCGCCGGCAAGACCATCCTGATGTCGGGCGGCAGCCGCGGCATCGGCCTCGCGATCGCGCTGCGCGCCGCCCGTGACGGCGCCAACATCGCGCTCCTCGCGAAGACCGACACGCCCCACCCGAAGCTCGAGGGGACGGTCCATTCCGCCGCCGAGAAGATCCGCGAGGCGGGCGGCCAGGCGCTGCCGATCGTCGGCGACGTGCGCAACGACGACGACGTCACCGAAGCCGTCCTCAAGACGCAGGGGGAGTTCGGCGGCATCGACATCGTCGTCAACAACGCCTCCGTCATCGACCTGTCGCGCTCGCTCGACCTGGCGACGAAGAAGTACGACCTGATGCAGGACGTCAACGTCCGCGGCACGTTCATGCTGAGCCGGGCCGCCGTGCCGATGCTGAAGGATGCCGCGAACCCGCACATCCTCTCGCTGTCACCGCCTCTCAACCTGTCGCCGAAGTGGCTCGGAGCGCACACCGGGTACACGCTCGCGAAGTACGGCATGACGATGGCGACGCTCGGCATGGCGGCGGAGTTCGCGAAGGCCGGCATCGCCGCCAACACGCTCTGGCCGGCCACGACGATCGCGACCGCCGCCGTGCAGTTCGCCCTCGGCGGCGACACGATGATGCGGGTGAGCCGGACTCCCGAGGTGTACGCGGATGCCGCGTACGAGGTGTTCCTCAAGCCGGCCGCGGAGTACACCGGGCAGACCCTCATCGTCGAGGACGTGCTCCGCGACGCAGGCGTCACCGACTTCTCGGGCTACGCGGCGACCCCGGGGACGCCGGACGACCAGCTGTTCCCCGACATCTTCCTCGACTGA
- a CDS encoding enoyl-CoA hydratase/isomerase family protein, giving the protein MSDSILLHVEGGLARVTFNRPAFLNAMDFEMGGRWRDIAREVTSDPSVGAVILDAAGPAFCAGGDVVAMATSGATGADVTAAAHVIHEGIRTFVLSDKPIVAAVQGAVAGGGLGLMLTADYIVAAESAKFVSKYANIGLTPDLGVSTLLPAAVGQRRALQLVLQDRTLSAAEALDWGLVAEVLPAAEVPARADEIADFWLSNATAAYGQAKRLVRLGADRTFAENLDDEAASIGARFDTDEAKVRVAGFAAASRKSRP; this is encoded by the coding sequence ATGAGCGACTCGATCCTCCTCCACGTCGAGGGCGGCCTGGCCCGCGTGACGTTCAACCGTCCTGCGTTCCTGAACGCGATGGACTTCGAGATGGGCGGCCGCTGGCGCGACATCGCCCGTGAGGTCACGAGCGACCCGTCCGTGGGCGCGGTGATCCTGGATGCCGCAGGCCCGGCGTTCTGCGCGGGTGGCGATGTCGTCGCGATGGCGACGTCGGGTGCGACCGGCGCGGATGTGACGGCTGCGGCGCACGTGATCCACGAAGGCATCCGCACGTTCGTGCTGTCCGACAAGCCCATCGTCGCCGCGGTGCAGGGCGCGGTCGCGGGCGGCGGCCTCGGGCTGATGCTCACCGCCGACTACATCGTGGCCGCCGAGTCCGCGAAGTTCGTCAGCAAGTACGCGAACATCGGCCTGACCCCCGACCTCGGCGTGTCGACGCTGCTTCCGGCCGCGGTCGGTCAGCGACGCGCGCTCCAGCTCGTTCTGCAGGACCGCACCCTCTCGGCTGCCGAGGCGCTCGACTGGGGCCTCGTGGCCGAGGTGCTCCCCGCCGCCGAGGTGCCCGCGCGCGCGGACGAGATCGCGGACTTCTGGCTCTCGAACGCGACGGCCGCGTATGGCCAGGCGAAGCGCCTCGTCCGTCTCGGCGCCGACCGCACGTTCGCAGAGAACCTCGACGACGAGGCTGCGTCCATCGGCGCCCGGTTCGACACCGACGAGGCCAAGGTCCGCGTGGCGGGCTTCGCCGCGGCATCCCGCAAGTCCCGCCCCTGA